The Syngnathus scovelli strain Florida chromosome 18, RoL_Ssco_1.2, whole genome shotgun sequence genome contains a region encoding:
- the LOC125985856 gene encoding microfibril-associated glycoprotein 4-like, with product MALAELKASHTTISSDLEKSQTALAELKAGQEAGQTALAELKAGQTALAELKAGQEAGQTALADLKAGQTALAELKAGQEAGQTALAELKAGQTALAELKAGQEAGQTALRSNKGLLNQILKDLETDYKSMSQELSQENKELHDVSLALSSLRQKVVDQPTLHRELLQGLMPRDCSDIKAAGKSTGVYMLFSGSNSFKAYCNMWQDGGGWTVIQRRRDGTVDFFRGWNDYRDGFRDLTRAHWLGLQNIHALTASGGYQLRIDFAAFDGRKYYARYDDFSVGRNSRDPEKDGYPLLVSGYSGDAGDRLSQHSEMKFTTKDRDQDTWNNGNCANKWNGAWWYEECHWSNLNGLYKATGTCEGANAVWLYLGGPKYTCLRFVEMKIRPRK from the exons atggcattggcagagctgaaggcaagtCACACCACGATTTCCAGCGACTTGGAGAAGa gtcagacggccttggcagagctgaaggcaggtcaggaggctggtcagacggcattggcagagctgaaggcaggtcagacggccttggcagagctgaaggcaggtcaggaggctgGTCAGACGGCATTGGCAgacctgaaggcaggtcagacggccttggcagagctgaaggcaggtcaggaggctggtcagacggcattggcagagctgaaggcaggtcagacggccttggcagagctgaaggcaggtcaggaggctgGTCAGACGGCATTGCGCAGTAACAAAGGCCTTCTGAATCAGATACTGAAAGACCTGGAGACGGACTACAAGAGCATGTCTCAG GAGCTGTCACAAGAGAACAAGGAGTTACACGACGTCAGTTTGGCTTTGTCCAGCCTGCGGCAGAAGGTGGTGGATCAGCCCACACTTCACAGGGAACTACTCCAAG GTCTCATGCCCAGAGACTGCAGTGACATCAAGGCGGCGGGAAAGTCAACTGGAGTCTATATGCTCTTTagcgggtccaacagcttcaagGCTTACTGCAACATGTGGCAGGACGGGGGAGGCTGGACC GTGATCCAGAGGAGAAGGGACGGCACAGTCGACTTCTTTCGGGGTTGGAACGACTACCGCGACGGCTTCAGAGACCTCACCAGAGCGCACTGGCTCG GCCTGCAAAACATCCACGCTCTGACGGCCTCGGGCGGTTACCAGTTGCGGATCGACTTCGCCGCATTCGACGGCCGCAAGTACTACGCTCGCTACGACGACTTCTCGGTGGGCCGGAACTCGCGGGACCCCGAGAAGGACGGCTACCCGCTGCTTGTGAGCGGCTACTCTGGAGACGCAG GCGATCGATTGTCCCAACATTCTGAGATGAAGTTCACCACCAAGGATCGCGACCAAGACACGTGGAATAATGGCAATTGCGCCAACAAGTGGAATGGCGCTTGGTGGTACGAAGAGTGTCACTGGTCCAACCTTAACGGGCTGTACAAGGCAACCGGCACCTGCGAAGGTGCCAATGCAGTCTGGCTTTATTTGGGGGGACCAAAGTACACCTGCCTGAGATTCGTGGAGATGAAGATCCGGCCCAGAAAGTGA